The following coding sequences lie in one bacterium genomic window:
- a CDS encoding amidohydrolase, which translates to MKEIRTVIGQAWLGGSQTEPVRVRIERERIASVERGLFQDSSPDTFRLEPQQVLLPGFHDAHLHLLTGGLQLAQIDFTGATTVDQVLGRVSDFLSHRKPGRGEWILGFGLEQTEVSVTRLDFDRVSPDVPLFVWTHDLHSAVVNSKALIVAKIDGSVKNADGAVFERGADGKLNGVLRESAAYRVCDYIPEPDHIQCREAFLRAQSLAHSYGVTAASASVRPGLLPHYLDLADSVDQSIRLNIWKVTNDFDFESDRFEPRKSAMFRYACFKGFTDGALGSRTASFWQPYADDASTTGSLLVREGVLARFIRAAHREGYQIAMHAIGDRANSVVLDAIEMATSNGIGPELRPRIEHCQHLRDRDMPRFSKLGVIASMQPVHCTADMSFVPRRLGEEREKGSYAWKSLLDAGAMLAFGSDWPIESMNPMEGVHAAVTRTRADGSPAGGWNSQECISVEEALCAYTKGAAYAAGWEKETGEIAEGKLADLCVLNRDPFMCPPAELHDLKVVRTLVGGKTVFSHESD; encoded by the coding sequence ATGAAAGAGATTCGCACGGTTATTGGTCAGGCATGGCTGGGTGGATCGCAAACCGAGCCAGTCCGCGTGCGTATTGAAAGAGAGAGAATCGCGTCCGTGGAACGAGGGTTGTTTCAGGATAGCTCGCCTGACACTTTCAGACTCGAACCGCAGCAGGTCCTATTGCCCGGGTTTCATGACGCCCACCTGCATCTGCTGACCGGTGGATTGCAGCTTGCGCAAATTGACTTCACCGGCGCCACTACAGTTGACCAGGTCTTGGGAAGAGTTTCGGATTTCCTGTCGCACCGTAAACCGGGCCGTGGCGAATGGATACTCGGTTTTGGTCTTGAGCAGACGGAAGTGAGTGTCACTCGACTGGACTTTGATCGCGTTTCTCCTGATGTGCCGCTCTTTGTTTGGACGCATGATCTGCACTCAGCGGTTGTGAACTCGAAGGCCCTTATTGTTGCGAAAATAGATGGCTCGGTAAAGAACGCGGACGGCGCGGTCTTCGAGCGCGGCGCTGACGGAAAGCTGAACGGCGTGCTGCGTGAGTCCGCTGCATACCGTGTATGTGATTACATTCCTGAACCAGATCACATCCAATGCCGCGAGGCATTCTTGCGCGCACAATCGCTTGCGCATTCTTATGGAGTGACAGCGGCGAGTGCCAGCGTACGTCCGGGATTACTTCCGCACTACCTCGACCTTGCGGATTCAGTTGATCAGTCTATTCGACTTAACATCTGGAAAGTTACGAACGACTTTGACTTTGAATCTGATCGATTTGAACCGCGAAAATCAGCGATGTTTCGCTATGCTTGCTTCAAAGGATTTACGGACGGTGCGCTCGGGTCTCGCACGGCCTCATTCTGGCAGCCCTACGCCGACGATGCGTCGACAACCGGCTCACTGCTGGTCCGTGAGGGAGTTTTAGCGAGGTTCATCCGCGCCGCCCATCGCGAAGGGTACCAAATCGCGATGCATGCGATCGGTGATCGCGCAAACAGCGTCGTGCTTGACGCGATTGAGATGGCTACATCAAACGGAATTGGACCGGAACTTCGTCCGCGGATTGAACATTGTCAACATCTCCGCGATCGGGATATGCCGCGTTTCTCAAAACTCGGAGTGATCGCTTCAATGCAGCCTGTTCACTGCACGGCGGACATGAGTTTCGTTCCGCGCAGATTGGGCGAAGAGAGAGAGAAGGGTTCTTACGCGTGGAAAAGCCTGCTTGATGCGGGGGCAATGCTTGCGTTCGGTAGCGACTGGCCTATCGAATCGATGAACCCGATGGAGGGTGTTCATGCGGCCGTCACGCGGACGAGAGCGGATGGCTCGCCCGCCGGAGGTTGGAATTCGCAGGAGTGTATTTCGGTTGAAGAAGCGTTGTGCGCGTACACCAAAGGTGCGGCCTACGCTGCGGGGTGGGAAAAAGAAACAGGCGAAATTGCGGAAGGAAAGCTTGCGGACCTATGCGTGCTGAACCGTGATCCTTTCATGTGTCCTCCGGCAGAGTTGCATGACCTTAAGGTCGTACGAACGCTTGTCGGCGGAAAGACTGTGTTTTCGCACGAGTCTGATTAG
- a CDS encoding YmdB family metallophosphoesterase — MLPPALPSKPAGASRLLFIGDVYGEPGQKAVTALLPGLLREVSSDVCVVNAENSDGGKGLSPSIIRKLFDAGADVLSGGNHTLYRDKSLAAIAENSRVLRPLNFPDEAPGRGSAIVEVSPRVRWAIINLIGRAMMLPSDDPFRLGKQAVEQCREQTLLVLVDFHAEATAEKLALARFLDGTVTALIGTHTHVQTADEQILSGGTAYLTDAGMTGPHNGVIGMDTASALHRFLHPMAGGRSGVADGDIILHGVLVDADITSGKALGIHRLKRPLA, encoded by the coding sequence TTGTTGCCACCGGCGTTGCCAAGTAAGCCTGCGGGCGCCAGTCGTCTGCTATTCATCGGAGATGTGTATGGAGAGCCCGGTCAAAAGGCCGTCACAGCCTTGCTGCCCGGGCTCCTTCGTGAAGTCTCTTCAGATGTGTGTGTCGTCAATGCTGAGAACTCAGATGGCGGCAAAGGGCTTTCTCCGAGCATCATTCGCAAGCTGTTTGATGCCGGCGCCGATGTGCTGTCTGGCGGGAATCACACGCTCTATCGGGACAAGTCGCTTGCGGCAATCGCAGAGAACAGCCGCGTGCTGCGCCCGTTGAACTTCCCTGATGAGGCCCCGGGAAGGGGATCGGCGATTGTCGAAGTCTCCCCGCGCGTGAGGTGGGCGATTATCAATCTCATCGGCCGCGCGATGATGCTGCCCTCAGACGATCCGTTCAGACTTGGCAAACAGGCTGTGGAACAGTGTCGCGAACAGACTCTACTTGTTTTGGTGGATTTCCATGCCGAAGCGACTGCCGAGAAACTCGCCCTTGCGCGTTTTCTTGACGGCACAGTCACCGCGCTGATCGGAACTCATACGCATGTACAAACCGCAGACGAGCAGATTCTTTCCGGTGGTACCGCCTATCTTACCGATGCTGGCATGACAGGTCCTCATAATGGAGTAATCGGTATGGACACGGCCAGCGCGCTGCATCGCTTCCTGCACCCGATGGCAGGCGGGCGTTCTGGCGTGGCGGACGGCGATATCATTTTGCACGGTGTGCTTGTGGATGCAGACATAACGAGCGGGAAGGCGTTGGGAATTCATCGACTGAAACGCCCGCTGGCATGA